The following coding sequences lie in one Arabidopsis thaliana chromosome 3, partial sequence genomic window:
- a CDS encoding DNA glycosylase superfamily protein (DNA glycosylase superfamily protein; FUNCTIONS IN: catalytic activity; INVOLVED IN: DNA repair, base-excision repair; LOCATED IN: chloroplast; EXPRESSED IN: 23 plant structures; EXPRESSED DURING: 13 growth stages; CONTAINS InterPro DOMAIN/s: DNA glycosylase (InterPro:IPR011257), HhH-GPD domain (InterPro:IPR003265); BEST Arabidopsis thaliana protein match is: DNA glycosylase superfamily protein (TAIR:AT1G19480.2); Has 4313 Blast hits to 4311 proteins in 953 species: Archae - 62; Bacteria - 2052; Metazoa - 1; Fungi - 144; Plants - 80; Viruses - 0; Other Eukaryotes - 1974 (source: NCBI BLink).) — translation MSLRKTLTAVNQSSLPPDSLISAGNLTVSEVSGSSSRIRFRPRKIRKVSSDPSPRIIITASPPLSTKSTVDIALRHLQSSDELLGALITTHNDPPLFDSSNTPFLSLARSILYQQLATKAAKCIYDRFISLFNGGEAGVVPESVISLSAVDLRKIGVSGRKASYLHDLADKYNNGVLSDELILKMSDEELIDRLTLVKGIGVWTVHMFMIFSLHRPDVLPVGDLGVRKGVKDLYGLKNLPGPLQMEQLCEKWRPYRSVGSWYMWRLIESRKTK, via the coding sequence ATGTCTCTCCGTAAAACCCTAACCGCCGTGAATCAATCTTCGTTACCGCCGGATTCTTTAATCTCCGCCGGTAATCTCACTGTTTCAGAGGTCTCTGGTTCATCTTCTAGAATCAGATTTCGTCCTCGTAAAATCAGGAAAGTTTCGTCAGATCCGTCGCCGAGGATCATTATCACCGCGTCTCCTCCTCTATCAACAAAATCGACTGTTGATATCGCTCTACGTCACTTACAAAGCTCCGATGAACTTCTCGGAGCATTAATCACAACGCACAACGATCCTCCACTGTTCGACTCAAGTAATACTCCGTTTCTCTCCTTAGCGAGATCAATCCTATACCAACAACTCGCGACGAAAGCAGCGAAATGTATCTACGATCGATTCATCTCTCTATTCAACGGTGGAGAAGCAGGTGTTGTTCCTGAATCTGTGATCTCACTCTCCGCCGTTGATCTTCGTAAGATCGGTGTCTCCGGGAGAAAAGCTAGTTACCTCCACGATCTAGCTGATAAATACAACAACGGTGTGCTTTCTGATGAATTGATTCTGAAAATGAGTGATGAAGAGTTGATTGATAGGTTAACTTTGGTTAAAGGAATTGGAGTGTGGACTGTTCATATGTTTATGATCTTCTCGTTGCATAGACCTGATGTGTTGCCTGTGGGAGATCTTGGTGTGAGGAAAGGTGTGAAAGATCTTTATGGTTTGAAAAATCTTCCAGGTCCATTGCAAATGGAGCAGCTTTGTGAGAAATGGCGTCCTTATAGGTCTGTTGGTTCATGGTACATGTGGAGACTAATCGAGTCTCGTAAGACCAAATAG
- a CDS encoding uncharacterized protein (unknown protein; BEST Arabidopsis thaliana protein match is: unknown protein (TAIR:AT5G66490.1); Has 45 Blast hits to 45 proteins in 7 species: Archae - 0; Bacteria - 0; Metazoa - 0; Fungi - 0; Plants - 45; Viruses - 0; Other Eukaryotes - 0 (source: NCBI BLink).), with product MFRAMSTRKIHGGYEKLGDEEARLKRVSSVPASVYGHSRNPVQEVKKTPTAKPTGGSVHPLFSFFDVHFQRKKKNTAKKKSLATAKPEFARYMEYVREGGVWDPSSNAPVIHYR from the coding sequence ATGTTTAGAGCCATGAGCACAAGGAAAATCCATGGTGGCTACGAAAAGCTCGGCGATGAAGAAGCGAGACTGAAGAGGGTCTCTAGCGTTCCGGCTAGTGTTTATGGTCATTCAAGAAACCCGGTTcaagaagtgaagaagacaCCGACAGCGAAACCAACCGGTGGTTCTGTTCATCctttgtttagtttctttgacgttcattttcaaagaaagaagaagaatacggcgaagaagaagagtttagCAACGGCGAAACCAGAGTTTGCTAGGTATATGGAGTATGTGAGAGAAGGAGGTGTGTGGGATCCGAGTTCTAACGCACCAGTGATTCATTACAGATAG
- the MNP gene encoding GATA type zinc finger transcription factor family protein (MONOPOLE (MNP); CONTAINS InterPro DOMAIN/s: Zinc finger, NHR/GATA-type (InterPro:IPR013088), Zinc finger, GATA-type (InterPro:IPR000679); BEST Arabidopsis thaliana protein match is: GATA transcription factor 19 (TAIR:AT4G36620.1); Has 2164 Blast hits to 2065 proteins in 231 species: Archae - 0; Bacteria - 0; Metazoa - 372; Fungi - 903; Plants - 779; Viruses - 0; Other Eukaryotes - 110 (source: NCBI BLink).): MMQTPYTTSTQGQYCHSCGMFHHHSQSCCYNNNNNSNAGSYSMVFSMQNGGVFEQNGEDYHHSSSLVDCTLSLGTPSTRLCEEDEKRRRSTSSGASSCISNFWDLIHTKNNNSKTAPYNNVPSFSANKPSRGCSGGGGGGGGGGGGDSLLARRCANCDTTSTPLWRNGPRGPKSLCNACGIRFKKEERRTTAATGNTVVGAAPVQTDQYGHHNSGYNNYHAATNNNNNNGTPWAHHHSTQRVPCNYPANEIRFMDDYGSGVANNVESDGAHGGVPFLSWRLNVADRASLVHDFTR, from the exons ATGATGCAGACTCCGTACACTACTTCAACGCAGGGGCAATATTGTCATTCTTGTGGAATGTTCCACCACCATAGCCAAAGCTGCtgctacaacaacaacaacaactccaaCGCCGGTTCTTACTCGATGGTCTTCTCCATGCAAAACGGTGGCGTTTTCGAGCAGAACGGTGAGGACTATCATCACTCTTCCTCCCTCGTTGACTGCACTCTCTCTCTTGGAACTCCTTCTACGAGGCTTtgtgaggaagatgagaaaCGTAGACGCTCTACTTCATCTGGTGCTTCTTCTTGCATCTCCAACTTTTGGGACTTGATTCacaccaaaaacaacaactccaAAACGGCACCGTACAATAACGTTCCTTCTTTCTCCGCTAACAAGCCAAGTCGCGGTTGTtccggtggtggtggtggcggaggAGGCGGTGGCGGAGGTGACTCTCTTCTCGCTAGACGCTGTGCCAACTGTGACACTACTTCTACTCCACTATGGAGGAATGGTCCTAGAGGCCCTAAG TCCCTATGCAACGCATGCGGCATTCGTttcaagaaggaagagagaagaactaCTGCGGCTACAGGAAACACCGTCGTCGGAGCTGCACCGGTTCAAACCGACCAGTACGGGCATCACAACTCTGGCTACAATAATTACCATGCTGCCactaataacaacaataataatggTACTCCGTGGGCTCATCACCACTCGACGCAGAGGGTTCCGTGTAATTATCCGGCAAATGAGATCAGGTTCATGGATGATTACGGCAGTGGAGTAGCAAACAACGTTGAATCCGACGGTGCTCACGGCGGTGTTCCGTTCCTTTCTTGGAGGCTTAATGTAGCGGATAGGGCAAGTCTTGTCCATGACTTTACCAGATGA
- the HB28 gene encoding homeobox protein 28 (homeobox protein 28 (HB28); FUNCTIONS IN: DNA binding, sequence-specific DNA binding transcription factor activity; INVOLVED IN: regulation of transcription, DNA-dependent, regulation of transcription; EXPRESSED IN: 9 plant structures; EXPRESSED DURING: 6 growth stages; CONTAINS InterPro DOMAIN/s: Homeobox (InterPro:IPR001356), Homeobox domain, ZF-HD class (InterPro:IPR006455), ZF-HD homeobox protein, Cys/His-rich dimerisation domain (InterPro:IPR006456), Homeodomain-related (InterPro:IPR012287); BEST Arabidopsis thaliana protein match is: homeobox protein 24 (TAIR:AT2G18350.1); Has 497 Blast hits to 471 proteins in 33 species: Archae - 0; Bacteria - 0; Metazoa - 0; Fungi - 0; Plants - 497; Viruses - 0; Other Eukaryotes - 0 (source: NCBI BLink).) has protein sequence MELGGKCNAITTTTMISTEVKPHTDPEPEAKPESDPSMALFPIKKENQKPKTRVDQGAKYRECQKNHAASTGGHVVDGCCEFMAGGEEGTLGALKCAACNCHRSFHRKEVYGHRNSKQDHQLMITPAFYSSNSSYKPRVMHPTGEIGRRTSSSSEDMKKILSHRNQNVDGKSLMMMMMRKKKRVRTKINEEQKEKMKEFAERLGWRMQKKDEEEIDKFCRMVNLRRQVFKVWMHNNKQAMKRNNSNISE, from the coding sequence ATGGAGCTTGGAGGAAAATGCAATGCAATTACAACCACAACAATGATCTCAACAGAAGTAAAGCCACATACGGATCCGGAACCAGAAGCCAAACCCGAATCAGATCCATCCATGGCTTTATTCCcgatcaagaaagaaaaccaaaaaccaaagacaCGTGTCGACCAAGGAGCTAAGTACCGGGAATGTCAGAAGAACCACGCGGCCTCAACCGGAGGACACGTGGTGGACGGATGCTGCGAGTTCATGGCCGGCGGAGAAGAAGGTACACTCGGTGCTTTAAAATGCGCCGCCTGTAACTGTCACCGGAGCTTCCACCGGAAAGAAGTGTACGGACACAGGAACAGTAAACAAGATCATCAGCTGATGATAACTCCGGCGTTTTACAGCAGTAACAGCTCGTACAAGCCACGTGTAATGCATCCAACGGGTGAGATTGGACGGAGGACTTCATCTTCAAGCGAGGatatgaagaagattctgAGTCATCGTAACCAAAACGTTGATGGGAaaagtttgatgatgatgatgatgaggaagaagaagagagtgaggacaaagatcaatgaagaacaaaaggagaagatgaaggaatTTGCAGAGAGATTAGGGTGGAGGATgcagaagaaagatgaagaagagattgataaGTTTTGTAGGATGGTGAATCTGAGGAGACAAGTTTTTAAGGTTTGGATGCATAATAACAAGCAAGCAATGAAGAGAAACAATAGTAACATTAGTGAATAG